The window ATGATGAATTGGTGGCCGTCCACCGTCACAATATCCGTCACCTTTAGCCCGCCGATGGTCGCCGGGCGGGCGGCGTCTACGCGAGCCAGGATTTCTGCCCGACGCTCGGCGGCGAAGGTGCTGTCTATACGGTCGTAATAATGTGGCCCCACCAGACCAAACAGCGTGTCCAGCAGTTCAGACGGTTTTTTGCCCGTGCGCACCATCATGTCCAAGAAGTACAGCGCCGCCAGAATGCCATCACGCTCCGGCACGTGGCCGCGAAAGGCGTAGCCGCCGCTCTCCTCGCCGCCGATCATGGCGTCTACTTCGATCATTTTGGGGGCGATGTATTTGAAGCCGACGCCGGTTTCATGCACCGGCACGCCATAGAGATGGGCCAGTTTGTTCAGCATTTTGGTGGTGGAAATGGTTTTGACGATGGGGCCACGCTCACCGCGCAGTTCCAGGAAGTAATAGCCCATCAGCCCATAAACGCGCAGTTGGTCCATAAACGCGCCGTTTTCGTCGCCAAAGCCCACCCGGTCGGCGTCGCCGTCGTTGATGACGGTGACATCGGCGAGGATGTCGCGGGCGTAGGCCAGGCCGTGATCCACGTTAGGCGGGATGGGTTCGGGGCGGGTCATGTGGGGGTAGATGGGGTTGCGCTGGTTGTGAATTTCGTGGATTTGCGTGTCGCCGGGGGAAAGCAGGCGGGGCAGCCAGCCGGCGCCGTTGCCCCACATGGCGTCGTAGGCCACGTTGAAGCCAGCCCGTTTGATGGGTTCTACGTCTATCAGGCGGTGCAGTTGGGCCTCGTAGGCCAGACCGGCGTCGAACAGGGTGATGAGGCCATCACTGACCGCGTCGTCGAATTTTGGATTGGAAACGGCCGTACTCGGCGGTATCAGCCCCTCAATCTTCTTCAGGTCCGCCGGAGCAATCGCCCCACCTTGCGGGTCGCGCACCTTAAAGCCGCAGTCCCAAAACGGATTGTGGCTGGCGGTGATGTTCACCGCGCCACCCGCCTGTTTATCCACCACAGCGTAAGAGATGGCCGGGGTCGGCGTCGGCCCATCCGTCAGCCAGACATGAATGCCATTGGCGGCAATCACTTCGGCCGCCGCCTGAGCGAAATATTCCGCCTGAAACCGTTTGTCGTGGCCGATGACGATGCCCTGGGGGGCACGGCCGTTTTGCTGCAAAAAAGTGGCAAACCCCTGCGCGCAGCGGCGCACATTGGCAAATGTATAGTCATCACCAATACGCGCCCGCCAACCATCCGTGCCAAATTGAATCGTCATAAACACCCTCCTGAAATTGCGGATTGCGGATTACAGATTACAGAACCAGGAGCGATTTCCCTGTCTCCCTCTCTCCCTGTCTCCCTGTCTCCCCTACATCGCCGTCTGTCCATCACGAATCATGTCCAGGTCGGCCTTAACCATCATACGGACCAGCTCGGAGAAGGTCACGGTGGGTTCCCAACCCAACTTGCGCCCCGCCTTGTCTGGATCACCCACCAGCAAATCTACCTCGGCCGGCCGCATAAAACGCTCGTCTTGCACCACATACCTACGCCAATCCAGGTCCACATAACCAAAGGCTTCCTGCAAGAATTCTTCCACCGAGTGGGTTTCGCCGGTAGCCACCACATAATCATCTGGTTTGTCCTGCTGCAACATCAGCCACATCGCCTGCACATAATCGCCGGCGAAGCCCCAATCGCGGCGGGCATCCAGATTGCCCAGGCGCAGCTCATGGGCCAACCCCAATTTGATCTGGGCGACATGGTTGGTGATTTTGCGAGTGACAAATTCCAGGCCGCGGCGCGGCGATTCGTGGTTAAACAAAATGCCGGAGGTGGCGTGTAAATCATAACTTTCGCGGTAGTTGATGGTGATCCAGTGGCCGTACACCTTGGCCACGCCATATGGACTGCGCGGATAAAAGGGCGTCGTCTCGCGCTGCGGCACTTCAACGACTTTGCCGAACATTTCGCTGGAACTGGCCTGGTAAAAACGAATTTGGGGGTTCACGATGCGGATGGCGTCTAACACCCGCGTCACGCCCAGACCGGTCACATCACCGGTAAAGACGGGTTGGTTCCAGGAGGTCTGCACAAAAGATTGCGCCGCCAGGTTGTACACCTCGTCCGGCTTGTATTCTTCCAAAATGTGAATGAGGGAAATCTGGTCCCCCAGATCACCGGGGACCAGGGTGATTTTGTCCTGAATGTGCTGAACACGGTGGAAATTAACGGTGCTGGTACGGCGCACCATGCCGACGACGGTATAGCCTTTGTTTAATAATAATTCGGCCAGGTATGAACCATCCTGACCGGTAATGCCTGTGATGAGCGCTGTGGGCATCTTCTTTCTCCTTTCTAAGTAACTGCCAGGGTTGGCTGGTGGATTGGTCTAATCTCTAGACTGGGTCACGTATTCGGTAATCCGTATTCCGTATTCGGTAATCCGCAGGTGGGGTTTCTGGCAAATGCCAACGAGAAACGGCTTGCGGACTTCGGTTTACGGCTGTTAGATCAATCTTAAACTCCAGTTAGGGGATTATAGCCCAGGGAGGAGGATGGGTAAAACGGCCGTACCACAGCGTCAGCCAATGGCATAACAAACGTAGGCGTTCAGTGGCTACTCGACCCGCTGAATATGCGCGCCGAGCGTCTTCAATTTTTGCTCAATGCGCTCATAGCCGCGATCAATTTGGCCGATGTTGTGGATGACGCTGGTTCCTTCGGCGCACAAAGCGGCCAACACCAGCGCCATGCCGGCGCGAATGTCTGGGCTGGGCACACCTTGCGGGCTGGCGTGCAGTTGGCTTGGCCCCTCAATAATCACGCGATGCGGATCACAAATCACCACGCGCGCGCCCATAAAAGTCAGGTTATCCACAAAGAAGAAGCGGCTCTCATACATCCAATCGTGCAGCAGCACCGAACCCTGCGCCTGGGTAGCGATGACGACGGCGATACTCATCAGGTCGGCCGGGAAGCCAGGCCAGGGCAGTGGTTTAATCTGCAAAATACGCCCGCCCAGCGCCGAGGCGATGCGTAAAGGCTGGTCGGCGGGCACAAACACGTCTTGCCCGTCCACTTCCCAAACGACGCCCAGCTTTTCATACACCAGCCGGATCATGCCCAGGACCTGGGGGTCGGCGTTTTTGATGCGGATTTCGCCGCCGGTGACGGCCGCTGCGCCAATAAAACTGCCCACTTCCATAAAATCCGCGCCGATGGTGTATTCCGTGCCGCTTAAGCGTTCCACACCTTCAATGGTCAACCGGTTGGTGCCGATGCCTTCAATGTGCGCCCCCATCTGGTTAAGAAAGTGGCACAGGTCGCGCACGTGGGGTTCGCAAGCGGCGTTGTCTATGATGGTTTGGCCGGGGGAGACAACGGCCGTCATCACCGTATTCTCTGTCGCCGTCACGCTCGCTTCGGCTTGCAGGTAATAGCCGGCGCCGGCCAGCCTGTCCGCCTTCATACGAAAGATGCCCCGGTCTACCAGCTCCACCCGCGTGCCCAGCGCTTCCAGGCCACAAATCAGGGTGTCTAACGGCCGTCCGCCAATCACGTCCCCGCCCGGCAGCGGCAGCACCACCTCGCCCATACGCGCCACCATCGGCCCAGAAAACACAAACGACGCCCGTGTGCGGCCGGCCAGCAAACTGTCCAGTTCTGTCTTGTGGATGCGCTGCGCGTGAACCCGCCAGCTTCCCGGCGACAATTCTGTCACCTCCACGCCCAGGTCACGCAAGATCAGAATCGTATTGCGCACATCCTGAATATCCGGGATATTGTGCAGCACTACTGGCTCATCCGTTAAAATGCAAGCGGGCAGCAGCTTCAGCGCCGCGTTTTTATTGCCGCTAACGGTGATGGTTCCTTGCAGGGGAAATCCGCCCTCGATGACAAATTTGTTCATGATTATTTCCCAATTTTGGGGACCAGTTGCTCCACCGCCAACTCACCCATGTCCGGCGCGACGCACTCTTGGGAGTGAGTCACATCACTGCGCTGCCGGGCAGCAGCCAGGTCCAGGTTTTTAAGCTCGCCGACTACTGCTGGCGATTGTAACCAGCGGCGGCGCGCCGGGCAAACAATGAACACCCTACGCCAGCTTATTCTCCTTTGTGGCACATTGAAGACGCCCACGAGCAGGCAACAGCGACAAGGAAGCGTGGCTGGCGCAACCTGCGTTAAACGCCAGCAGATGGCTGCGACGAACATAGTCGTGCGGTTTCGTGGCGCGTTTAAGTCGTCCGGCAAAACGGTAGGAAAACGGCAGTTTCCCCCCCACTATCTCTCCCTCCCAATCATCATACATACTGGCTTGTGAGCGACTGTGTGGCCGTCTTCAAGTCAGTCGGCGTGCCTTCAAACATCACCTGTCCACCCTTGCTGCCGCCTTCCGGCCCCAGGTCAATGATCCAATCGGCATTGCGTACCACGTCCATGTTATGCTCAATCACAATCACCGTGTTGCCGTCGTCCACCAGCTTGTTCATGACCGCCAGCAAGTGGGCCGTGTCCGACTTGTGCAAGCCGGTAGTCGGCTCGTCCATCACGTAGATGCTGCCTTCCTTATGCAGTTGGCTGGCCAGCTTGATGCGCTGGCACTCGCCGCCGGAGAGTGTGTTGAGCGGCTGGCCGAGGGTCAGGTAGTCCAGGCCGACGTCGCTCATCGTTTGCAGCTTACGGATAATCTCCGGGATGGTGAAAAATTCCAGCGCCTGCCTGACGGTCATCTCCAACACATCAACGATAGATTTGCCGTCCAGCTTGTAATCCAGCACCTCGTCTTTGAAGCGCTTGCCGCCGCACACCTCGCAAGGGGATTTCACGCTTTCAAAGAAGGAGAGATCGGTGTACACCACGCCCAGGCCATTACAATTCTCGCACGCTCCCTTCGAGTTGAAACTGAACAAGCCGGCGTTCACCTTATTGGCCTGGGCGAAGGCCTGGCGCATATCGTCCATGATGCCGGTGTAAGTGGCCGGGTTGGAGCGTGGATTCGTACCTACCGCCGATTGGTCAACCACGATGGCATCGGGGAACTGCGCCACAAATGCCTCGCCAATCAGCGAACTCTTGCCGGAACCGGCGACGCCAGTCACCAGCGTCAGCACACCCACCGGGATGTTCACGCTCACGTTCTTCAGGTTGTTGATGCTCACCTGGCTCAACTGCAAATGCTCTTTGGCCTGGCGGCACGTATCCTTGATGGGCATCGCCTCTTTCATGGAATTGCCGGTCAGCGTATCGGCCTTCAGCAAACCGTCATAGCTGCCTTCATAGACGATCTCGCCGCCCCCCGCGCCGGCGTGCGGGCC of the Candidatus Leptovillus gracilis genome contains:
- the murA gene encoding UDP-N-acetylglucosamine 1-carboxyvinyltransferase; its protein translation is MNKFVIEGGFPLQGTITVSGNKNAALKLLPACILTDEPVVLHNIPDIQDVRNTILILRDLGVEVTELSPGSWRVHAQRIHKTELDSLLAGRTRASFVFSGPMVARMGEVVLPLPGGDVIGGRPLDTLICGLEALGTRVELVDRGIFRMKADRLAGAGYYLQAEASVTATENTVMTAVVSPGQTIIDNAACEPHVRDLCHFLNQMGAHIEGIGTNRLTIEGVERLSGTEYTIGADFMEVGSFIGAAAVTGGEIRIKNADPQVLGMIRLVYEKLGVVWEVDGQDVFVPADQPLRIASALGGRILQIKPLPWPGFPADLMSIAVVIATQAQGSVLLHDWMYESRFFFVDNLTFMGARVVICDPHRVIIEGPSQLHASPQGVPSPDIRAGMALVLAALCAEGTSVIHNIGQIDRGYERIEQKLKTLGAHIQRVE
- the gmd gene encoding GDP-mannose 4,6-dehydratase, translating into MPTALITGITGQDGSYLAELLLNKGYTVVGMVRRTSTVNFHRVQHIQDKITLVPGDLGDQISLIHILEEYKPDEVYNLAAQSFVQTSWNQPVFTGDVTGLGVTRVLDAIRIVNPQIRFYQASSSEMFGKVVEVPQRETTPFYPRSPYGVAKVYGHWITINYRESYDLHATSGILFNHESPRRGLEFVTRKITNHVAQIKLGLAHELRLGNLDARRDWGFAGDYVQAMWLMLQQDKPDDYVVATGETHSVEEFLQEAFGYVDLDWRRYVVQDERFMRPAEVDLLVGDPDKAGRKLGWEPTVTFSELVRMMVKADLDMIRDGQTAM
- a CDS encoding phosphoglucomutase/phosphomannomutase family protein; its protein translation is MFMTIQFGTDGWRARIGDDYTFANVRRCAQGFATFLQQNGRAPQGIVIGHDKRFQAEYFAQAAAEVIAANGIHVWLTDGPTPTPAISYAVVDKQAGGAVNITASHNPFWDCGFKVRDPQGGAIAPADLKKIEGLIPPSTAVSNPKFDDAVSDGLITLFDAGLAYEAQLHRLIDVEPIKRAGFNVAYDAMWGNGAGWLPRLLSPGDTQIHEIHNQRNPIYPHMTRPEPIPPNVDHGLAYARDILADVTVINDGDADRVGFGDENGAFMDQLRVYGLMGYYFLELRGERGPIVKTISTTKMLNKLAHLYGVPVHETGVGFKYIAPKMIEVDAMIGGEESGGYAFRGHVPERDGILAALYFLDMMVRTGKKPSELLDTLFGLVGPHYYDRIDSTFAAERRAEILARVDAARPATIGGLKVTDIVTVDGHQFIMEDGGWLLVRFSGTEPVLRVYCETTHQERVPDILQDGLRLAGLKS